The following are from one region of the Thermoflexus sp. genome:
- a CDS encoding glycosyltransferase, with translation MKILAMASLGISILLFFYALYVLVLTGLSLWGRRRAIPRAEPRTWPLVTVQLPIYNEGSVVERLLEAVVALDYPRDRLEIQVLDDSTDETAQLVQRHVALYQSLGYPIELLRRPNRSGYKAGALAYGLQRARGEFIAIFDADFVPPPDFLKRMIPVLLADPSIGAAQARWSHLNADASWITRAQALMLDAHFMVDQVARSAAGLPVNFNGSAGVWRREAVEAAGGWESDTLTEDLDLSYRAQLAGWRMVFVPDVTVPAEVPLTLPAFKRQQFRWAKGTTQTFCKLVGRIWRSRWPWWKRLAAMFHLGGYFTNLLGVLLLLLWGPLLRHSAERPKWTVILGLGLLAIPLMYGLSQQALYPDWPRRLWPIPLLFLVGTGLTLNNTRAILEALLGYRSEFVRTPKGERAMDAGLETDPMGWIEGAFALYALFLAWRAWHHNLDGAVPFLLCYAISYGIVAWHSLIPARPFPALLPTVSSAAPRISLDKAGRRDPFSHS, from the coding sequence ATGAAGATCCTGGCGATGGCCAGCCTGGGGATCAGCATCCTGCTGTTCTTCTATGCGCTGTATGTGCTGGTGTTGACCGGGCTGAGCCTGTGGGGGCGACGCCGTGCGATCCCGCGGGCCGAGCCCAGAACCTGGCCCCTGGTGACGGTTCAGCTGCCCATTTACAACGAGGGAAGTGTGGTGGAGCGCCTGCTGGAAGCGGTGGTCGCGCTGGATTATCCGCGGGATCGCCTCGAGATCCAGGTCCTGGATGATTCCACCGATGAAACTGCCCAGCTGGTCCAGCGGCATGTGGCCTTGTATCAAAGTTTAGGCTATCCCATCGAGCTGTTGCGACGGCCGAACCGGAGCGGCTATAAGGCCGGCGCGCTGGCCTATGGGCTGCAGCGGGCGCGAGGGGAATTCATCGCGATCTTCGACGCAGATTTCGTTCCCCCCCCGGATTTCCTGAAGCGGATGATCCCGGTGCTGCTGGCCGATCCTTCCATCGGGGCAGCTCAGGCCCGCTGGAGCCATCTGAACGCTGATGCCTCCTGGATCACCCGGGCCCAGGCCCTGATGCTGGACGCCCACTTCATGGTGGATCAGGTGGCCCGCTCGGCAGCCGGCCTCCCGGTCAACTTCAACGGTTCCGCCGGAGTATGGCGCCGGGAGGCCGTTGAGGCGGCAGGGGGCTGGGAGAGCGATACATTAACGGAGGATCTGGATCTCAGTTACCGGGCGCAACTCGCCGGATGGCGAATGGTCTTCGTCCCCGATGTAACCGTCCCGGCAGAGGTTCCTCTCACGCTCCCCGCCTTCAAACGCCAGCAATTCCGGTGGGCCAAGGGGACCACCCAGACGTTCTGCAAGCTGGTGGGGCGCATCTGGCGCAGCCGCTGGCCATGGTGGAAGCGCCTGGCGGCCATGTTCCACCTTGGAGGGTATTTCACCAATCTGCTGGGTGTGCTGCTGCTTCTGCTCTGGGGTCCCCTCTTGCGACATTCGGCGGAACGGCCGAAATGGACCGTGATCCTGGGCCTCGGGCTGCTGGCGATCCCGTTGATGTATGGCCTGAGCCAGCAAGCCCTCTATCCCGATTGGCCCCGGCGCCTGTGGCCGATTCCCTTGTTGTTCCTGGTGGGAACCGGGTTAACGCTGAACAACACCCGGGCTATCCTGGAGGCCCTTCTGGGCTATCGGTCGGAGTTTGTGCGAACGCCTAAAGGGGAGCGGGCGATGGATGCCGGGCTGGAGACGGATCCCATGGGATGGATTGAAGGGGCCTTCGCCCTGTATGCCCTTTTCCTCGCCTGGCGGGCATGGCATCATAACCTCGATGGGGCGGTGCCTTTCCTGCTGTGTTATGCCATCAGCTACGGCATCGTGGCCTGGCATAGCTTGATCCCGGCCCGGCCTTTCCCCGCTCTTCTTCCAACGGTGTCTTCTGCGGCTCCTCGGATTTCTCTGGATAAGGCGGGCCGCCGCGATCCGTTCTCCCACTCGTAG
- a CDS encoding lipid II:glycine glycyltransferase FemX, translating into MIRRSLIHDPEVWDQMLLQLPAPHILQTWLWGTFKAGYGWRPFRWVWKDERGRVRAAAQALYRRDRLGLLGIFYLPRGPLLDPSDTEAAEAVLCDLEEEARRHRAVLVRIDPEVVEAEGPAAEGPCDPVEVPLKTVLQRRGWRSSAESVQFPASLWLDLTASEEELLQAMHPKTRYNIRLAERKGVRVRPVGPEAFDLLYDLYVETAARDRFVIRPRAYYRQAWTMFYEAGYARPLLAEVEGEPVAMVMIYRFGPTAWYFYGASRDRHREKMPNYRLQWEAIRWARAVGCRRYDFWGAPAVPAESDPLWGVYRFKRGFGGRYVRFIGTWDYTPWPALYRLYIGLIPRYLAWLRRRHWRRVGVEPGPHAGLRNPLD; encoded by the coding sequence ATGATCCGCCGTTCCCTGATTCACGACCCGGAAGTTTGGGACCAGATGCTTCTCCAATTGCCTGCCCCGCATATCCTCCAGACGTGGCTGTGGGGGACGTTCAAGGCGGGATATGGCTGGCGGCCGTTTCGGTGGGTGTGGAAAGACGAGCGGGGGCGCGTTCGGGCGGCGGCTCAGGCCCTCTACCGGCGGGATCGCCTGGGCCTCCTGGGGATCTTTTACCTCCCGCGGGGGCCGTTGCTGGATCCCTCAGACACGGAAGCGGCGGAGGCGGTCCTTTGCGATCTGGAGGAGGAGGCGCGTCGGCACCGCGCGGTCCTCGTCCGGATCGATCCGGAGGTGGTGGAGGCCGAGGGCCCGGCAGCGGAGGGGCCATGCGATCCAGTGGAGGTCCCGTTGAAAACGGTGCTCCAGCGCCGGGGATGGCGATCCTCCGCGGAATCTGTTCAGTTCCCTGCCAGCCTGTGGCTTGATCTCACAGCGAGTGAGGAGGAATTGCTTCAGGCGATGCACCCCAAAACCCGGTATAACATCCGATTGGCGGAGCGAAAAGGGGTGCGCGTGCGGCCCGTGGGCCCAGAAGCTTTCGACCTCCTTTACGATCTTTATGTGGAGACGGCCGCGCGAGACCGTTTCGTGATCCGCCCTCGGGCGTATTACCGGCAGGCGTGGACGATGTTTTATGAGGCCGGATATGCGCGCCCGCTGCTGGCAGAGGTGGAAGGGGAGCCAGTGGCAATGGTGATGATCTATCGCTTTGGGCCCACCGCGTGGTATTTCTATGGGGCTTCGCGGGATCGGCATCGGGAGAAGATGCCCAACTACCGGCTGCAATGGGAAGCCATCCGCTGGGCGCGGGCGGTCGGATGCCGGCGGTATGACTTCTGGGGGGCGCCGGCGGTGCCCGCCGAGAGCGATCCCCTGTGGGGGGTGTATCGCTTTAAGCGAGGGTTCGGGGGACGATATGTGCGGTTTATTGGAACATGGGATTACACGCCATGGCCGGCGCTGTATCGCCTCTACATAGGGTTGATCCCGCGCTACCTGGCGTGGCTGCGCCGCCGCCACTGGCGTCGTGTCGGTGTGGAGCCCGGTCCGCACGCGGGTCTCCGAAATCCCCTTGACTAA
- a CDS encoding SLC13 family permease, producing the protein MFSLSAIWILLILIVMAGLMMSGALRPDLAALILVLGLSFSGLLSPQEAFSGFSRSAVIALIALFILTAGLNRTGVSRILGERLSRWAGNSPQRLVAGMTLLTALLSMAMNSVTAAAVTMPLAVQAARRIGLAPSRILIPIAYGALLGGMPTLFTTANLLLSGLLRESQGRSLTMLDFLVVGWLPALLGLLWVILVTWRTLPERFPAGQLMRLHRLNRELAEIYGLKNGLVELLIEPTSPLAGVSLGESELASRYQLMVVGIRRGGRLILSPARSETFQPGDVLLIAAGSPGEASLEEATRALKLRKLPRPAAPEILEAGEAGLIEILLSPHTTLIGKTLRELRFRERYGLQVLAIWREGRPIRAGLADERLRFGDALLAYGPWERIRLLQDDPEFIVLQTDGEPLRPSRRIPAIGIMLGVILASIMTSRSVAELTMAGAVLMILTGCLTMEEAYRAIEWPTVFMVAGLLPLSIAISRTGAAQGLGELLLQGIGGTPPWMGILAFTGIAAALTQVLSASVTAVVWGPIALRAAPVLGIPPHWMGLAVALATSAAFLTPMAHPANALVMGAGGYRPKDFLKAGLPLWVLSIGAITLSTVWFGRWLP; encoded by the coding sequence GTGTTTTCTCTTTCGGCGATCTGGATATTGCTGATCCTGATCGTGATGGCCGGCCTGATGATGAGCGGGGCGCTGCGGCCGGATCTGGCAGCCCTAATCCTGGTTTTAGGGCTGTCCTTCAGCGGATTGCTTTCCCCTCAAGAGGCCTTCAGCGGGTTCAGTCGCTCCGCCGTCATCGCGCTCATCGCCCTCTTCATTCTCACGGCGGGGCTGAACCGAACCGGGGTTTCTCGCATCCTGGGCGAGCGGCTGAGCCGGTGGGCTGGGAATTCCCCGCAACGGCTCGTCGCGGGGATGACCTTGTTGACCGCCCTGCTCTCGATGGCCATGAACTCGGTGACGGCCGCCGCTGTGACGATGCCTCTGGCTGTTCAGGCGGCTCGACGGATCGGTCTGGCTCCCTCCCGCATCCTGATCCCGATCGCATATGGGGCCCTGCTCGGGGGGATGCCCACCCTGTTCACCACTGCCAATCTGCTGCTCAGCGGCCTCCTCCGGGAAAGCCAGGGGCGCTCCCTGACCATGCTGGATTTCCTCGTGGTCGGCTGGCTCCCGGCCCTCCTCGGTTTGCTGTGGGTGATCCTGGTCACATGGCGAACTCTGCCGGAACGCTTCCCTGCGGGGCAATTGATGCGCCTTCACCGACTGAACCGGGAGCTGGCGGAGATCTACGGCTTGAAGAATGGCCTGGTGGAGCTCCTGATCGAACCGACCTCGCCCTTGGCCGGCGTTTCGCTGGGCGAAAGCGAGCTCGCTTCCCGATATCAGCTGATGGTGGTGGGGATCCGCAGGGGCGGACGGTTGATCCTTTCTCCTGCTCGCTCGGAAACGTTCCAGCCCGGGGATGTGCTTCTGATTGCCGCTGGGTCTCCTGGGGAAGCCAGCCTGGAGGAGGCCACCCGGGCCCTCAAGCTTCGTAAGCTCCCCCGCCCGGCGGCTCCCGAGATCCTGGAGGCCGGAGAAGCGGGGCTGATCGAGATCCTCCTCTCCCCGCACACCACTTTGATTGGCAAGACGTTACGGGAGCTCCGGTTCCGAGAGCGATATGGCCTTCAGGTCCTGGCCATCTGGCGGGAAGGACGCCCCATCCGGGCCGGGCTGGCGGATGAGCGCTTGCGTTTTGGGGATGCGCTGCTGGCCTACGGCCCGTGGGAGCGGATCCGCCTTCTCCAGGACGACCCGGAGTTCATCGTCTTGCAGACCGATGGGGAGCCCCTGCGGCCCTCCCGCCGGATCCCGGCGATCGGGATCATGCTGGGGGTGATCCTGGCCTCGATCATGACCTCTCGATCGGTAGCCGAATTGACCATGGCCGGGGCGGTGCTGATGATCCTGACCGGTTGCCTGACGATGGAGGAGGCCTACCGGGCTATCGAATGGCCGACAGTGTTCATGGTCGCCGGGCTGCTGCCGCTCTCCATCGCGATCTCTCGGACAGGAGCCGCCCAAGGACTGGGGGAGCTGTTGCTTCAGGGGATCGGCGGCACCCCGCCCTGGATGGGCATCCTGGCATTCACCGGGATCGCCGCGGCGTTGACCCAGGTGCTCTCCGCCTCGGTCACCGCCGTCGTTTGGGGTCCGATCGCGCTGCGCGCGGCTCCGGTTCTGGGGATCCCGCCGCACTGGATGGGGCTGGCGGTGGCTCTGGCGACCTCAGCAGCCTTCCTCACGCCGATGGCCCACCCTGCCAACGCCCTCGTGATGGGCGCCGGGGGCTATCGGCCTAAAGACTTCCTCAAAGCGGGGCTCCCCCTCTGGGTCCTCAGCATAGGGGCCATCACCCTGTCCACCGTATGGTTCGGGCGATGGCTTCCATAA
- the galE gene encoding UDP-glucose 4-epimerase GalE — MRVLVAGGAGYIGSIVAEFLLDAGYEVVVYDNLSHGFRAAVPEGALFVQGDIGDGERVMETLRRWPCQAAMHFAAFIEAGESMRDPFKYLRNNVAHTIAFLESLLAAGVDRVVFSSTAAVYAPAPEPLTESSPIGPVNVYGETKATVERVLMWLHRTRGLRYAALRYFNAGGATASRGEDHRPESHLIPNILAVAMGRRPYVEIYGTDYPTRDGTCVRDYIHVVDLARAHLLALEALSDRPVMIYNVGTGVGYTVREVLEVCREVTGHPIPAVEAARRPGDPAMLVASPEAIHRDLGWTPQFKLRDIVLSAWRWMQAHPEGYEE, encoded by the coding sequence ATGCGCGTCCTGGTGGCGGGCGGAGCTGGATACATCGGCAGCATCGTGGCGGAATTCCTGCTGGACGCCGGCTACGAGGTCGTGGTCTACGATAATCTCTCGCATGGGTTCCGCGCTGCGGTTCCCGAAGGCGCTCTGTTTGTGCAGGGCGATATCGGAGATGGGGAACGGGTGATGGAGACCCTGCGCCGGTGGCCCTGTCAGGCGGCCATGCATTTCGCCGCCTTCATTGAGGCCGGAGAATCCATGCGGGATCCTTTCAAGTATCTTCGGAACAACGTCGCCCACACCATCGCTTTTCTGGAATCATTGCTGGCCGCCGGAGTAGATCGGGTGGTGTTCTCTTCCACCGCTGCGGTCTATGCCCCAGCCCCGGAGCCGCTCACGGAGTCTTCCCCCATCGGGCCTGTGAACGTTTATGGGGAAACCAAGGCGACGGTGGAACGCGTCCTGATGTGGCTGCATCGCACCCGTGGCCTGCGCTATGCCGCCCTGCGATATTTCAACGCGGGAGGAGCAACCGCAAGCCGCGGAGAGGATCATCGGCCGGAGAGCCATCTGATCCCGAACATCTTGGCCGTGGCCATGGGCCGTCGGCCCTACGTGGAGATCTACGGGACGGATTACCCCACCCGGGATGGGACATGCGTGCGGGATTACATCCACGTTGTCGACCTGGCCCGGGCGCATCTCTTGGCACTGGAGGCCCTCTCGGATCGGCCGGTGATGATTTATAATGTGGGCACCGGAGTGGGATACACGGTGCGAGAGGTCCTGGAGGTATGCCGGGAGGTGACGGGGCATCCGATCCCGGCGGTCGAGGCGGCCCGGCGGCCCGGGGATCCGGCGATGCTGGTCGCCTCCCCGGAAGCCATTCACCGGGACCTGGGCTGGACCCCTCAATTCAAGTTGCGGGACATCGTGCTCAGCGCGTGGCGCTGGATGCAGGCTCACCCGGAAGGGTATGAGGAATAG
- a CDS encoding KH domain-containing protein has translation MRAFLEFIAHALLDDPSSVQIKEVRRGPVVKYFMKVPQAEMGRLIGRDGHLAEAIRQVMRAAAPPHRKVDLRIEPLDGASD, from the coding sequence ATGCGGGCTTTCCTGGAGTTCATCGCTCACGCCCTGCTGGACGATCCCTCTTCGGTTCAGATCAAGGAGGTCCGCCGGGGGCCGGTGGTGAAATACTTCATGAAGGTCCCTCAGGCGGAGATGGGACGTCTGATCGGCCGGGATGGGCATCTGGCGGAGGCGATCCGGCAGGTGATGCGGGCCGCCGCCCCGCCTCATCGAAAGGTGGACCTGCGGATTGAGCCCCTGGATGGAGCGAGCGATTGA
- the rpsP gene encoding 30S ribosomal protein S16 — protein MVRIRLQRMGKKHEPTYRIVVADSRAPRDGKFIEIIGHYNPRTEPETIVVNEARALYWLRVGAQPTEAVQILFRKTGTLARFERLKAGEPLEALLAEATTLQAGTRTSTR, from the coding sequence ATGGTTCGGATCCGTTTGCAACGCATGGGCAAAAAGCATGAACCGACCTATCGGATTGTTGTGGCCGATTCGCGGGCGCCGCGGGATGGGAAGTTCATTGAAATCATCGGACATTACAACCCCCGCACGGAGCCGGAGACCATCGTGGTCAACGAGGCTCGTGCGCTCTACTGGCTGCGGGTGGGCGCCCAGCCTACAGAGGCTGTGCAGATCCTGTTCCGTAAAACGGGTACCCTGGCCCGCTTCGAGCGCCTGAAGGCCGGCGAGCCGCTGGAGGCCCTCCTGGCGGAGGCCACGACCCTTCAGGCGGGCACGCGCACTTCCACCCGATAA
- the ffh gene encoding signal recognition particle protein, with translation MFEGLTQKFQRIFDRLGRRGVLTEADVDAALREIRLALLEADVHYTVVRDFLGRVRERAVGAEVARSLTPAQQVIKIVYEELVKTLGAPASIRLAGSPPHIVMLVGLQGSGKTTTAAKLALRLRKTGQRPLLVAADVYRPAAITQLEVLGQQLNIPVYHEGPEADPVAIARNSLRFAREQGHTLVILDTAGRLHIDDEMMRELEAIRDAVRPEEILLVVDAMTGQDAVRAAEVFHQRLGLTGLILTKLDGDARGGAAISIRAVTGVPIKFLGVGEKPDQLEPFQPERLASRILGMGDVRALIEKAQEAVEAEKAAEMARKLARAEFTLEDFREQLRMMRKMGPLSQLLELLPGYQQLARLVSPEEADRQFKRIEAIINSMTPEERRNPEIINASRKRRIARGSGTTVQEVNQLLNEFRQLQRLMKQMKSGRGGLPFPFFR, from the coding sequence ATGTTTGAGGGGCTGACCCAGAAATTCCAGCGGATCTTCGATCGCCTGGGGCGACGGGGGGTGTTGACGGAGGCGGATGTCGATGCCGCCCTCCGGGAGATCCGCCTTGCCCTCCTGGAGGCGGACGTCCATTACACCGTCGTTCGGGACTTCCTGGGACGGGTGCGGGAACGCGCGGTGGGCGCGGAGGTCGCCCGGAGCCTCACTCCCGCGCAACAGGTGATCAAGATCGTCTATGAGGAGCTGGTGAAAACCCTGGGGGCCCCGGCGTCGATCCGCCTGGCCGGATCGCCCCCTCATATCGTGATGCTGGTGGGCCTCCAGGGGTCCGGGAAGACCACCACGGCCGCAAAACTGGCCCTGCGCCTGCGCAAAACCGGGCAGCGCCCGCTCCTGGTGGCTGCGGATGTTTACCGGCCGGCGGCGATCACCCAGCTGGAGGTGCTGGGGCAGCAGCTGAATATCCCGGTCTACCATGAAGGGCCGGAGGCGGATCCGGTCGCCATCGCCCGAAACAGCCTGCGGTTCGCTCGAGAGCAGGGGCATACCCTGGTGATCCTGGATACGGCGGGCCGGCTCCACATCGATGACGAAATGATGCGGGAGCTGGAGGCCATTCGGGATGCGGTTCGGCCGGAGGAGATCCTGCTGGTGGTCGATGCCATGACCGGGCAGGATGCGGTGCGAGCAGCCGAGGTGTTCCATCAGCGTCTGGGGCTGACGGGTCTGATCCTGACCAAACTGGATGGCGACGCGCGGGGCGGGGCGGCCATCAGCATCCGGGCCGTGACCGGAGTGCCCATCAAGTTCCTTGGGGTGGGGGAGAAGCCGGACCAGCTGGAGCCGTTCCAGCCGGAACGGCTGGCCTCCCGGATCCTGGGCATGGGGGATGTGCGGGCCCTGATCGAGAAGGCCCAGGAGGCGGTGGAGGCGGAGAAGGCAGCGGAAATGGCTCGCAAGCTCGCGCGGGCCGAATTCACGCTGGAGGATTTCCGGGAGCAGCTGCGGATGATGCGGAAGATGGGCCCGCTCTCGCAGCTGCTGGAATTGCTGCCGGGCTATCAGCAACTCGCCCGCCTGGTCTCCCCGGAGGAGGCGGATCGCCAGTTCAAACGCATCGAGGCCATCATCAACTCGATGACGCCGGAGGAACGCCGTAACCCAGAGATCATCAACGCCAGCCGCAAGCGCCGCATTGCCCGCGGGAGCGGCACCACGGTGCAGGAGGTCAATCAGTTGCTCAACGAGTTCCGCCAACTGCAACGCCTGATGAAGCAGATGAAATCCGGCCGGGGCGGCCTCCCATTCCCCTTCTTCCGGTAA
- the tatA gene encoding twin-arginine translocase TatA/TatE family subunit, with the protein MFRLGPAELVVILLIALLLFGPGRLTHLARELGQSIREFRRGLAADEEKSETKPDKPS; encoded by the coding sequence ATGTTCCGTCTGGGACCAGCGGAGCTGGTCGTCATTTTGTTGATCGCCCTTTTGCTGTTCGGGCCTGGTCGTTTGACCCATCTGGCCCGGGAGCTCGGGCAGAGCATTCGGGAATTCCGTCGGGGCCTGGCCGCGGACGAGGAGAAATCGGAAACGAAGCCGGATAAGCCCTCCTGA
- the rimM gene encoding ribosome maturation factor RimM (Essential for efficient processing of 16S rRNA), which yields MRKPPPRFLAVARIARPWGVRGEMKLEILTDFPEQLKRLKRVYIGEEAIPYEGVRFRYYRGMVLMRLPGCETREAAEALRGRLVLIEREEAVPLPPGEFYEHEILDMEVYTTEGVYLGRVKEILYTRANDVYVVLGPFGEVLIPAIRDVVREIDVEANRMVIWPMPGLLDEAEEA from the coding sequence ATGCGGAAGCCGCCCCCTCGTTTCCTGGCCGTGGCCCGGATCGCCCGCCCATGGGGGGTCCGGGGGGAGATGAAACTGGAGATCCTCACCGATTTCCCGGAGCAGCTCAAACGGCTGAAGCGGGTTTACATCGGTGAGGAGGCCATCCCCTATGAAGGCGTTCGTTTTCGTTATTACAGGGGAATGGTCCTGATGCGGCTGCCCGGCTGTGAGACCCGCGAGGCGGCAGAGGCCCTGCGGGGGCGTCTGGTCCTGATCGAGCGGGAGGAGGCTGTCCCGCTCCCCCCGGGGGAGTTTTATGAGCATGAGATCCTGGACATGGAGGTTTACACCACGGAAGGGGTATATCTGGGGCGTGTGAAAGAGATCCTCTACACACGGGCCAATGATGTATATGTCGTTCTGGGGCCCTTCGGGGAGGTCCTCATCCCGGCCATCCGGGATGTCGTCCGGGAAATCGATGTGGAGGCCAATCGGATGGTGATCTGGCCGATGCCCGGCCTTCTTGATGAGGCGGAGGAGGCGTAG
- a CDS encoding FmdE family protein yields MRTLEEWLEEAAAFHGHLCPGQILGVRMALLGCRLLGLNPEDPGDRRRLMVYVEIDRCLTDAIATVTGCRLGRRTLKHIDYGKAAATFVDTQTGRAVRIVARDDARETALHLAPPGLSQAAAQRHAYRIMPDEDLFRLQWVRVTIPQEDLPGHPLRRVFCARCGEGINDGREVARNGQVLCRACAGEPYYTPLEAH; encoded by the coding sequence ATGCGCACGTTGGAAGAGTGGCTGGAGGAAGCAGCGGCTTTCCACGGACATCTCTGCCCCGGTCAGATCCTGGGTGTTCGAATGGCCCTTCTGGGATGCCGGCTGCTGGGATTGAATCCGGAGGATCCCGGGGATCGACGCCGGTTGATGGTCTATGTGGAGATCGATCGCTGCCTGACGGATGCCATCGCCACGGTGACGGGATGCCGCTTGGGACGGCGCACGCTGAAGCACATCGATTATGGGAAAGCAGCGGCGACCTTCGTGGACACCCAGACCGGTCGGGCGGTGCGGATCGTGGCCCGGGATGATGCGCGGGAGACCGCCCTCCACCTGGCCCCGCCCGGCCTGAGCCAAGCTGCCGCCCAGCGCCACGCTTATCGGATCATGCCCGATGAGGATCTGTTCCGCCTCCAGTGGGTTCGGGTGACGATCCCACAGGAGGATTTGCCCGGCCATCCCCTGCGGCGGGTTTTCTGCGCCCGTTGCGGCGAGGGGATTAACGATGGGCGAGAGGTGGCCCGGAACGGCCAGGTGTTGTGTCGGGCGTGCGCGGGAGAACCCTATTACACGCCTCTGGAAGCCCATTAG
- a CDS encoding response regulator transcription factor has product MAETILVIEDDVELAELIRLFLERRGFQVVLAFNGTEGWQRFQEGQPDLVILDLMLPDIDGLEVCRRIRGVSTVPVLILTARTAVEERVEGLKLGADDYMVKPFAMEELLARIEAHLRRVRLPPPGKRVYWRFGEGALLIDPQYPRVILNGEERLLTETEHRLLCYLAERAGQTLTPEQIARDVWPDGSVDPQNIKWYIWRLRQRIEPDPEQPRFLLTERGFGYRFALG; this is encoded by the coding sequence ATGGCGGAGACGATCCTGGTCATTGAAGACGACGTGGAGCTGGCGGAATTAATTCGCCTCTTTCTCGAGCGCCGGGGGTTTCAGGTTGTGCTGGCTTTTAACGGCACGGAGGGTTGGCAGCGGTTCCAGGAAGGCCAGCCGGACCTGGTGATTCTGGACCTGATGCTCCCGGACATCGATGGGCTGGAGGTCTGCCGGCGGATCCGTGGGGTTTCAACGGTGCCGGTTTTGATCCTTACGGCCCGAACGGCCGTGGAAGAGCGGGTGGAGGGATTGAAGCTGGGAGCCGATGACTACATGGTGAAACCTTTCGCCATGGAAGAGCTCCTGGCCCGCATCGAAGCGCACCTGCGCCGCGTGCGCCTCCCACCGCCCGGGAAGCGGGTCTACTGGCGGTTTGGGGAAGGGGCGCTGCTCATTGACCCTCAGTATCCTCGGGTGATCCTGAACGGTGAGGAGCGTCTGCTGACGGAAACCGAACATCGCCTGCTCTGCTACCTGGCGGAACGGGCGGGTCAAACCCTCACCCCGGAGCAGATCGCCCGGGATGTGTGGCCCGACGGCAGCGTGGATCCTCAGAATATTAAGTGGTACATCTGGCGTCTTCGGCAGCGAATCGAACCGGACCCCGAGCAACCGCGCTTTCTGCTCACGGAGCGAGGGTTTGGATATCGGTTCGCGCTGGGGTAA
- a CDS encoding lipid II:glycine glycyltransferase FemX produces MDAQEVDARTWMAFLERHPEAHVLQTAPWGDLKADFGWQARRLLLAERGEPRAGLQVLIRPLPPSFCILYVPKGPVGDWQRPEIFRMLLAALDRLARETRALWLRIEPDVLEGELQLDLTALGFRPASPVQPRRTILVSLEGEEEALLQAMHPKTRYNIRLAERKGVQVREARPEDLPLFYRLLQQTAARDRFAIHTFDYYRTAYERFVPHLARLWLAFYEEEAVAALMAFAWGERAWYFYGASGDRHREKMPTYALQWAAMRWARARGCRWYDLWGIPDEDPEVLEAQFTTRRDGLWGVYRFKRGFGGRVVRWVGAFDRVYSPLLYRFLQRLGLV; encoded by the coding sequence ATGGACGCCCAGGAGGTCGATGCCCGGACCTGGATGGCTTTTCTGGAGCGCCATCCGGAAGCCCACGTGCTCCAGACCGCTCCGTGGGGGGATCTGAAGGCCGATTTCGGCTGGCAAGCCCGTCGGTTGTTGCTGGCCGAACGGGGGGAGCCCCGGGCCGGCCTTCAGGTCCTGATTCGCCCTCTTCCCCCCTCCTTTTGCATCCTTTATGTCCCCAAAGGGCCAGTTGGCGATTGGCAGCGTCCTGAGATCTTCCGCATGCTCCTGGCTGCGCTGGATCGCCTCGCCCGGGAAACCCGTGCCCTCTGGTTGCGGATCGAGCCGGATGTCCTTGAGGGGGAGCTCCAGCTGGATCTGACGGCCCTGGGATTCCGGCCGGCCTCCCCCGTCCAGCCCCGACGGACGATCCTGGTGTCCCTGGAGGGCGAGGAGGAGGCGCTTCTCCAGGCGATGCATCCCAAAACCCGTTACAACATCCGGCTGGCGGAGCGGAAAGGCGTGCAGGTCCGCGAAGCCCGGCCGGAGGATCTCCCCCTGTTTTATCGGTTATTGCAACAGACAGCGGCGCGGGATCGGTTTGCCATCCACACGTTCGATTACTATCGGACCGCCTATGAGCGGTTTGTTCCCCACCTTGCTCGCCTCTGGCTGGCGTTTTATGAGGAGGAGGCCGTCGCCGCCCTGATGGCTTTCGCGTGGGGGGAGCGAGCATGGTATTTCTACGGTGCCTCTGGGGATCGCCACCGGGAGAAGATGCCCACCTATGCCCTCCAGTGGGCGGCGATGCGCTGGGCCAGGGCGCGAGGTTGCCGCTGGTATGACCTGTGGGGGATCCCGGATGAGGATCCCGAGGTCCTCGAGGCCCAGTTCACGACCCGGCGGGATGGGCTGTGGGGGGTGTATCGCTTCAAACGCGGATTCGGCGGCCGGGTGGTGCGCTGGGTCGGGGCGTTCGATCGGGTTTATTCCCCTTTGCTTTACCGCTTCCTTCAAAGGTTGGGCCTCGTATGA